GCCGCCGCAACCGTAGTGGCCGCAGACGATGATGTGACCGACATGCAGCACGTCGACGGCGAACTGGATCGTCGACAGACAGTTGAGATCGGTGTGGACGACGACGTTGGCGATGTTGCGATGGACGAACATCTCCCCGGGCAGCAGGCCGACGATCTGGTTGGCCGGCACGCGGCTGTCGGAGCAGCCGATCCAGAGGTAGCTCGGCGCCTGCTGCCCGGCGAGGCGGTCGAAGAACTGCGGATCGCGCCGGCGCAGCTCGTCGGCCCAGGCGCGATTGCCGGCGAAAAGGTGTTGCAGTCGTCGCATGGTCTCTTGGGCTCCTCGCGGTCGAATCCCAGGTCCGGCGGAGTTGGCGAACGATACAGGAATTCGCGCCGACGTCGGCGTCAGGCGAGCAGACGCTGGCCGGCCGCGCAGGCGGCGATCAACCGCGCGAGGCGGCGCGCTCGCGTGGCCGGTTGCTTGGCGCTCACTACCCAGTAGGTCAACGTCCGCCGGTAGCTCGGCGGGGCGGCCGCGAACCAAGCCCAGGCGGCCTCGTGCCGCTGGAACTCGGCAAGCAGCGCCGGCTCGAGCTCGAGCGCCCCGGCCTGCTCGTAGGAGTAAACGCTCGACCTGCGCTCGATCCGCTGATCGAAGGCGGCTCGACCGGCCTCGGTCATCCTCCCGGCGGCGATCAACGCCTCGGCACGCGCGATATTGACCGCGCTCCAGATCGACCCGTCGCG
This genomic window from Holophagales bacterium contains:
- a CDS encoding YdeI/OmpD-associated family protein, which translates into the protein MSERPSIGRRQKRTPARATPRFFRDAAALRAWFVEHAATAPELVAGFYKVGSGRASITWPESVDEALCVGWIDGVRQRIDDEAYQIRFTPRRDGSIWSAVNIARAEALIAAGRMTEAGRAAFDQRIERRSSVYSYEQAGALELEPALLAEFQRHEAAWAWFAAAPPSYRRTLTYWVVSAKQPATRARRLARLIAACAAGQRLLA